In Arthrobacter sp. SLBN-112, a genomic segment contains:
- a CDS encoding response regulator: protein MRTILIVDDEPQLLRALQVNLEAEGYRVLTALDGTSALHHAEGGHPDVMVLDLGLPDINGVDVITRIRRTSSMPIIVLSARHGSVDKVRALDAGADDYVTKPFGLDELLARLRAAGRRSGTPEAVDNGPAIDVGDFEVDLANRKVTRAGDPVRLTPREWAILELLARNPGRLITQQQMLRKVWGPGYENETHYLRVYMGQLRRKLETDPARPRHLLTEAGMGYRFEP, encoded by the coding sequence ATGAGGACCATCCTGATCGTCGATGACGAACCCCAGCTCCTGCGCGCCCTCCAGGTGAACCTGGAAGCGGAAGGCTACCGGGTGCTCACAGCGCTGGACGGTACATCCGCCCTGCACCACGCGGAGGGCGGCCATCCGGATGTGATGGTGCTGGACCTTGGCCTGCCGGACATCAACGGCGTGGACGTGATCACCCGGATCCGCCGCACCAGCAGCATGCCCATCATCGTGCTCTCCGCCCGGCACGGGTCCGTGGACAAGGTCCGGGCCCTGGACGCCGGCGCGGACGACTATGTGACCAAGCCGTTCGGGCTGGACGAGCTCCTGGCCCGGCTGCGCGCAGCCGGGCGCCGGAGCGGCACCCCGGAAGCGGTGGACAACGGTCCGGCCATCGACGTGGGGGATTTCGAGGTTGACCTGGCCAACCGGAAGGTGACCCGTGCCGGAGACCCGGTCCGGCTCACGCCCCGGGAATGGGCCATCCTGGAACTGCTCGCGCGGAACCCCGGACGGCTGATCACGCAGCAGCAGATGCTCCGGAAGGTCTGGGGCCCCGGCTACGAGAACGAAACCCACTACCTGCGCGTCTACATGGGCCAACTGCGCCGCAAACTGGAGACGGACCCGGCCCGGCCGCGGCACCTGCTCACCGAGGCCGGCATGGGCTACCGCTTCGAACCTTGA
- a CDS encoding amino acid transporter: protein MTTLSRPPADPSALHPRGRKALKDWLLFGLQDSKGTHQGPGGVPTQHEKKHSWWQVMCLTGVDYFSTLGYQPAIAALAAGVISPLATLVLVAVTLLGALPVYRRVAGESPRGEGSIAMLERLLPRWGGKLLVLVLLGFAATDFMITMTLSAADATAHLIGNPVAPGWLQNQNVPVTLILLALLAAVFLRGFKEAIGVAVVLVVLYLGLNAVVVVATLMQVVSHPVAMGDWWTNLWVSHGNPLMAVAIALLVFPKLALGLSGFETGVAVMPQVKGAADDTEENPAGRIRGARRMLTTAAVIMSVFLLTTSFITVVLIPEQEFQPGGQANGRALAFLAHEYLGVGFGSVYDISTIGILWFAGASAMAGLLNLVPRYLPRYGMAPAWAKAVRPLVLVFTLIGFVITFIFNADVDAQGGAYATGVLVLMTSAAVAVTLSVRRRGQRNLTFGFGAISVVFAYTTVANIFERPEGIRIAAIFILGIIVISLLSRVRRSFELHATRVHLDQQALEFMSSTLDGPIAIIAHEPLRLSAEAYRDKLESAIEVSHLPLAGDALFLEVIVDDSSDFETELHVRGVNRHGYHVLEVHGPVVPNTIASVLLHIRDVTGLMPHIYFRWTEGNPITNLVRFLFLGEGEIAPVTREVLREAVPDVTQRPWVHVG from the coding sequence ATGACCACGTTGAGCAGGCCCCCGGCGGATCCTTCCGCGCTCCACCCACGCGGCAGGAAGGCGCTCAAGGACTGGCTGCTGTTCGGGCTGCAGGACAGCAAGGGTACCCATCAAGGCCCCGGCGGTGTGCCGACGCAGCACGAAAAGAAGCACTCGTGGTGGCAGGTCATGTGCCTGACGGGCGTGGACTACTTCTCCACCCTGGGGTACCAGCCGGCCATCGCCGCGCTCGCCGCCGGGGTCATCTCCCCGCTGGCCACGCTGGTGCTGGTGGCAGTGACCCTGCTCGGTGCCCTGCCCGTGTACCGCAGGGTTGCCGGTGAAAGCCCCCGCGGTGAAGGCTCCATCGCCATGCTGGAGCGGCTGCTGCCCCGCTGGGGCGGCAAGCTCCTGGTGCTGGTCCTGCTCGGGTTCGCCGCCACGGACTTCATGATCACCATGACCCTCTCGGCAGCCGACGCCACCGCGCACCTGATCGGCAACCCGGTTGCCCCCGGGTGGCTCCAAAACCAGAACGTCCCCGTCACGCTGATCCTGCTTGCGCTGCTGGCGGCCGTGTTCCTGCGGGGATTCAAGGAAGCGATCGGCGTCGCCGTCGTCCTGGTGGTCCTGTACCTAGGCCTGAACGCCGTGGTGGTGGTTGCCACCCTCATGCAGGTGGTCTCCCACCCCGTGGCCATGGGGGACTGGTGGACCAACCTGTGGGTATCCCACGGCAACCCCCTGATGGCGGTGGCCATCGCGCTGCTGGTGTTCCCCAAACTCGCACTGGGCCTGTCCGGTTTCGAAACCGGCGTTGCCGTCATGCCGCAGGTCAAGGGCGCAGCGGACGATACCGAGGAAAACCCGGCGGGCCGTATCCGCGGTGCCCGGCGAATGCTCACCACCGCCGCGGTGATCATGAGCGTGTTCCTGTTGACCACCAGCTTCATTACCGTCGTCCTGATTCCGGAGCAGGAATTCCAGCCCGGCGGCCAGGCGAACGGCCGCGCGCTGGCCTTCCTGGCGCACGAATACCTGGGCGTGGGGTTCGGCAGCGTCTACGACATCAGCACCATCGGCATCCTCTGGTTCGCCGGCGCCTCGGCCATGGCCGGCCTGCTGAACCTGGTTCCCCGGTACCTGCCGCGCTACGGCATGGCCCCGGCCTGGGCCAAGGCCGTCCGCCCCCTGGTGCTCGTCTTCACCCTGATCGGCTTCGTCATCACCTTCATCTTCAACGCCGACGTCGACGCCCAGGGCGGTGCCTATGCCACCGGCGTCCTGGTGCTGATGACCTCCGCTGCGGTGGCCGTGACATTGTCGGTGCGCCGGCGCGGGCAACGGAACCTTACCTTCGGCTTCGGCGCCATCTCCGTAGTGTTCGCGTACACCACGGTGGCCAACATCTTCGAACGGCCCGAAGGCATCCGGATCGCCGCGATCTTCATCCTGGGCATTATCGTGATCTCCCTGCTGTCCAGGGTCCGGCGTTCCTTCGAACTCCACGCCACCCGGGTGCACCTGGACCAGCAGGCCCTGGAGTTCATGTCCAGCACCCTGGACGGCCCCATCGCGATCATTGCCCACGAGCCGCTGCGGCTGTCAGCGGAGGCCTACCGGGACAAGCTGGAGTCGGCCATCGAGGTCAGCCACCTCCCGCTGGCAGGCGATGCCCTGTTCCTGGAAGTCATTGTGGATGACTCGTCCGACTTCGAAACCGAGCTCCACGTCCGCGGCGTAAACCGCCACGGCTACCACGTCCTCGAAGTCCACGGGCCGGTGGTGCCCAACACCATCGCCTCCGTGCTCCTGCACATCAGGGACGTCACCGGGCTGATGCCGCACATCTACTTCCGCTGGACCGAGGGCAACCCCATCACCAACCTGGTGCGGTTCCTGTTCCTGGGCGAGGGCGAGATCG